In Danaus plexippus chromosome 9 unlocalized genomic scaffold, MEX_DaPlex mxdp_26, whole genome shotgun sequence, the following proteins share a genomic window:
- the LOC116767581 gene encoding uncharacterized protein LOC116767581 produces the protein MEWSKDKTLKLIELLQLNANIWNPSLCDTRRDKQKRKEELRGIADVLGISVSDATKKIQHLRTQYNRESAREARANSEGPNERYVSNWYAYEYLHFMKDSNKPYRVLQSEDNAEIHSTLQSHSESSVADCKLDNISPPPKIARTELLHSFKSDIVYPSSNRDEFTVFGEYIANELRSLKGEKNLLLAKKKIQDVIFEVKMSMINDPRSDQNPCAVYAPSTQPHASSIHNGKLYTTPIMSTIASIEPMSSSHTPPTSGISEIIINGACHYSTFKVDEQ, from the exons ATGGAGTGGTCAAAAGACAAAACTTTGAAATTGATCGAACTGCTTCAGTTGAATGCTAATATATGGAATCCATCACTTTGTGATACACGTAGAGATAAACAAAAACGGAAAGAGGAATTAAGAGGAATTGCTGATGTTCTTGGGATTTCGGTTTCTGACGCCACAAAAAAGATACAACATCTCCGAACTCAGTATAACAGAGAGTCTGCGCGGGAAGCTCGAGCTAACTCGGAGGGGCCTAATGAAAGATATGTGAGCAACTGGTACGCATATgaatatttgcattttatgAAGGATTCTAACAAACCATACAGAGTTTTGCAATCG GAAGATAATGCTGAAATTCACAGCACTCTACAATCACACTCGGAAAGCTCTGTGGCAGACTGCAAGCTTGATAATATTTCTCCGCCACCTAAAATTGCTAGAACAGAATTGTTACATTCCTTCAAATCAGACATAGTGTACCCTTCCTCTAACAGGGATGAGTTCACAGTATTTGGTGAATACATAGCAAATGAACTGAGATCACTGAAAGgagaaaagaatttattactcgctaaaaagaaaattcagGATGTTATATTTGAAGTTAAAATGAGTATGATAAATGACCCTCGCTCTGATCAGAATCCTTGTGCCGTATATGCACCATCAACACAACCTCATGCATCAAGTATTCACAACGGTAAACTATACACTACACCCATAATGAGCACAATAGCCAGCATAGAGCCCATGTCGTCTTCACACACCCCCCCGACATCTGGCATCAGTGAGATTATAATCAACGGAGCCTGTCATTACTCGACATTCAAAGTGGACGAACAATAG